The Asticcacaulis sp. EMRT-3 region TTCGACGCCGCCTTTACCGGCTGGGGCTGGGAGGATACCGAATGGGGTATCCGCGTCGCGGGCCGTTATGGCGTTGGTCATATCGACAATACCGCCACCCATATGGGGCTCGACCGCCCCGAAACCCTGACGCGCAAATATGAGCAATCGGTCGGCAATTTCGCCCGTGTCGTGGCCCGCCACCGCGAGGTGATTGCCAGCTATCCCAGCTATCGCGTGGCCCGCCTCTTGCAGCGCGCGCCTTTGCGCAGGCTGTGGCGTCCCATGCTGAAAGCCGTGGCTTTAAGCAGCCTGATGCCGCTGAACCTGCGCGCCTTTACCTTACGGCTCTACCGCGCCGCCCTCTATGCCGATGTGGTCTGATGAACGCTGAAACCCCTTACGCCGCCGACCGTTCGCTATATGGCAAGCTGCGCCGCCGCTATGCCCGCCTCGTCCATACGCGCCCGGCCAGCCTCGATCTGCGCCGCCCGATGATCACCTTCAGCTTCGATGACGCCCCGGCTTCGTCTGCGGATCATGGCGCGCGCATCCTCGAAAACTATGGCGCGCGCGGCACATATTTCATCTCGTCCGGCCTGATGGGTACGCAAAGCCATCTCGGCACCTTTGCCGGGGCCGAGGCCCTACAGCGCCTGTCGCAGGCAGGCCACGAAATCGCCTGCCACACCTATAACCATTTCGATTGCGGACGCGGCAAGACGAACGAGATCGCCGCCGAGCTTGAGCGTAACCGTGAGGCCTTCCGCGCCATGCGCTTGCCTGACGCGCAAACCTTCGCCTATCCCTATGGCGACGTGTCGCCCCAGGCCAAGGCTGTGCTGGGATCGCGCTTCGCCGCCGCCCGCGCCCTGCATCATGGCGTCATCACCTCCGGCAGCGACCTAAATCAGGCCCCGGCGGTCGGTATCGAAGGGTCGTGCGGCGAACTGACGGCGCAAGGCTGGATGAAGACGGCGCATGAGGCGCGCGGCTGGCTGGTGCTCTACACCCATGATGTGCGCGACCAGCCCTCTGACTGGGGCTGCACGCCACAGGTGCTGGAACGGCTGGTGGCTAAGGCGCGCGATATGCGTTTTGAGATCGTCACCTTCGCTGAGGGCGTGCGACGGGCTGCGGGCCATGCGGCGGCTGAGGCGGCTTGAAGAAGAGCGATCGTGCCCCAGGGCGTGGTGTAATTGAGCGCTTGGCATCAATGACTTCCGGACAGGTCCGGGTTTCGCTCAGTTTGCCACGGCTGGCATGCTGAGAAGTGGATCATCGCTGAGTTGTGCGATGGTTTCAAGGGTAATGTAGCGTCCGCGCTGAACCGCCCATTCGTCATTTTGTTCGAGCAGGATGGCGCCGACCAGTCTGGTGATGGCATCGTCGTTTGGGAAGATGCCCACGACATCGCAGCGACGCTTGATTTCGCCATTGAGCCGTTCAATGGGGTTGGTTGAGTGCAGCTTGATGCGGTGTTCCTTCGGGAAGGTCATATAGGCCAGGACATCGTGCTCAGCCTCGTCCATGATCGTGGCCAGCTTTGGCATTTTGGGCCTGAGCTGGTCGGCGACGTTTCGCCATTGGGTACTCGCCGTTTCCGCCGTCTCCTGGGCGAAGGCCGTGCCGATGAAGGCAGAGACGACGCGTCGCCCGCTCTTGCCGGCATGGGCGCAGACATTGCGCATGAAGTGAACACGGCAGCGCTGCCAGGTGGCGTTGAGAACCTTGGAGACGGCACCCTTGATCCCGATGTGGGCATCAGAGACCACAAGTTTGACACCACGCAGGCCCCGGCGTGTCAGGTTGCGCAGGAACTCTGCCCAGATCGGTTCGGCTTCCGAGGTGCCGACCTCCATGCCCAGCACTTCACGCCTGCCGTCGCTGTTGACGCCAACGCAGATGATGACGGCGACCGAGACGATACGGCCGCCCCGGCGCACCTTCAGATACGTAGCGTCAATCCAGATGTATGGCCATTCCCCTTCAATGGGGCGGTTCAGGAAAGCCTTCACACGGTCATCGATCTCTTCGCACAGCCGACTGACCTGACTCTTGGAGATGCCGCTCATCCCCATCGCCTTGACCAGATCATCGACAGAGCGCGTCGAGATACCCTGAACGTAAGCCTCCTGGATCACAGCCGTCAGTGCCTTCTCGGCCATGCGCCTGGGCTCCAGGAAACCCGGGAAGTAACTGCCTTTACGAAGCTTCGGGATCCGAAGCTCGACCGTGCCTGCGCGTGTTTCCCAGTCTCGGTCACGATAGCCGTTGCGCTGGACCAGCCGGTCGCCGGTTTTCTCATGGTAGCCGGCACCGGTCATGCCGCTCACTTCCAATGCCATCAAGCGTTCAGCCGTGAAGCTGATCATGTCGCGCAACAAATCGCTGTCTGAGGTCTTTTCAACAAGCCCTTTCAGGGCCATCATATCGTCGGTCATCGATGTTCTTTCGTTCTGGAATGAGTGTCGCAACCCAAACCTATCCGAAAATCACTGATGACCAACCCGCTACGCTAAGGCTCGCTTTGCCCTTTTGAATGGGCGGCGAGCCATGCGCTACGCTCTTACCCAGTTACACCACTCGCTGGGACACGACCGCTCTTCAAGCCGTCACACGCCCTTGGCGAAGCTGTCGGCGGCTTATGGACGTCTGAAGGCGGTGGTTTAGCCACGGAAACGAAACCGGATTCGGCGGGCGTAGCGCCTGATGCCAGCCTATCTAAGGTTTCAACCACGGAAAACACGGATCATGGCCTTCGGCCATGACACGGATAAGAAGAAAGGCCCGCGTCTGCCGTTGCCGTTCCAATTTTACACTGTTCATCCGTGACGTCGCGAAGCGGCGATCCGTGTTTTCCGTGGTTTAAATCTTATTTTTTGCTCCGGGCGCTTACGGATAGGGCGCTGCGCGCCGGGCTCTTCAAGCCGTCACACGCCCTTGGCGAAGCTGTCGGCGGCTTATGGACGTCTGAAGGCGGTGGTTTAGCCACGGAAACGAAACCGGATTCGGCGGGCGTAGCGCCTGATGCCAGCCTATCTAAGGTTTCAACCACGGAAAACACGGATCATGCCTTTGGCCATGACACGGATAAGAAGAACGGCCCGCGTCTGCCGTTGCCGTTCCAATTTTACACTGTTCATCCGTGACGTCGCGAAGCGGCGATCCGTGTTTTCCGTGGTTTAAATCTTATTTTTTGCTCCGGGCGCTTATGAATAGGGCGCTGCGCGCGCCGAGCTCTTCAGGTTCTTCAGGTCGTGTCCCAGCGAGTGGTGTAACTGGGTAAGAGCGTAGCGCATGGCTCGCTGCCCATTCAAAAGGGCAAAGCGAGCCTTAGCGTAGCGGGTTGGTCATCAGTGATTTTCGGATAGGTTTGGGTTGCGACACTCATTCCAGAACGAAAGAACACCGATGACCGACGATATGATGGCCCTGAAAGGGCTTGTTGAAAAGACCTCAGACAGCGATTTGTTGCGCGACATGATCAGCTTCACGGCTGAACGCTTGATGGCATTGGAAGTGAGCGGCATGACCGGTGCCGGCTACCATGAGAAAACCGGCGACCGGCTGGTCCAGCGCAACGGCTATCGTGACCGAGACTGGGAAACACGCGCAGGCACGGTCGAGCTTCGGATCCCGAAGCTTCGTAAAGGCAGTTACTTCCCGGGTTTCCTGGAGCCCAGGCGCATGGCCGAGAAGGCACTGACGGCTGTGATCCAGGAGGCTTACGTTCAGGGTATCTCGACGCGCTCTGTCGATGATCTGGTCAAGGCGATGGGGATGAGCGGCATCTCCAAGAGTCAGGTCAG contains the following coding sequences:
- a CDS encoding polysaccharide deacetylase family protein, translated to MNAETPYAADRSLYGKLRRRYARLVHTRPASLDLRRPMITFSFDDAPASSADHGARILENYGARGTYFISSGLMGTQSHLGTFAGAEALQRLSQAGHEIACHTYNHFDCGRGKTNEIAAELERNREAFRAMRLPDAQTFAYPYGDVSPQAKAVLGSRFAAARALHHGVITSGSDLNQAPAVGIEGSCGELTAQGWMKTAHEARGWLVLYTHDVRDQPSDWGCTPQVLERLVAKARDMRFEIVTFAEGVRRAAGHAAAEAA
- a CDS encoding IS256 family transposase, yielding MTDDMMALKGLVEKTSDSDLLRDMISFTAERLMALEVSGMTGAGYHEKTGDRLVQRNGYRDRDWETRAGTVELRIPKLRKGSYFPGFLEPRRMAEKALTAVIQEAYVQGISTRSVDDLVKAMGMSGISKSQVSRLCEEIDDRVKAFLNRPIEGEWPYIWIDATYLKVRRGGRIVSVAVIICVGVNSDGRREVLGMEVGTSEAEPIWAEFLRNLTRRGLRGVKLVVSDAHIGIKGAVSKVLNATWQRCRVHFMRNVCAHAGKSGRRVVSAFIGTAFAQETAETASTQWRNVADQLRPKMPKLATIMDEAEHDVLAYMTFPKEHRIKLHSTNPIERLNGEIKRRCDVVGIFPNDDAITRLVGAILLEQNDEWAVQRGRYITLETIAQLSDDPLLSMPAVAN